One part of the Parachlamydiales bacterium genome encodes these proteins:
- a CDS encoding protein-tyrosine phosphatase family protein: MSFPPVKDYKNFPNFYDAAKNTIATGEDSAFKMGKGNTIVARKYLTEGNKHLDSQPEHRRINVATTRAAVEIIHESGEYLKSHPGDLKAMKQLLRAYDFLRTQEDRIINKKRSIVRNIYTRIWGSVNEYKNNIQFAEKAMLGQFNTYLKAHSSLSETPSIEKRLKDHIMDIEYNLDAFGVKKTNWNKVKEHIIHNQPNQAEVVWKTILEDVSKKAGKLNLSGPEEIEKYLLGSIPIKKLIKSKGPEFARFCARYDELENISLQSPSLRKLWIKSQVFAIKGDNKNFEKSIMKFCKEAKNDEISNYFFVKPKLVDNEVKNALRQGDYNVVFSNLTINNNDFFNRIDAHAMQLGQPDRSHLGKLNLQTVALGKNNYIASAAPKNDRQVEAYFDALEAGDTSIIVDLKGDFETKMQRFSLLPEKEGEKKIFGETTVKLIKNRTYDVVGAWENVASINRIRIEVTRPDGSTKEYRIFRLNNWEENSPPDLVALRTLDKNVRDVMGKKYGSNVAVQCADGYTRTATFLMYHHLQNEPKARPLGTYLEYRRLRPTIPPLSSSATERQTQRQQILAKQQLASLCAAQFEEMNSLRRNAPPLSHPNATIESPQNLMNSTLYNTHHAALIIKYIKHNPGIHDSLVKLHSPNNTEVTAEFLYKKFLSAKLNTFLDGLPENTKHELQIKFKHLKEDDLNILFFFLYKGLTAKDIIQRVSPQSFINLLTSESKDQLFSYFHEFNNTSIHPIEAFMQNTKVESRYQSPIHTLLQSTDAILQKGDLTRKEGEVLQQLKQHYLMQFRGEMHQNMENDELNFYDAIASKYEIFNEDLDHLSVLALPSEVIQYVHPDFFKEHGVRLLEDLTEAQIKALNQEQITALLVAAAGGKTFHYLKKLPYEIFIKELDHLSVLAPPSEALNYVHADFFKEYGDRLLEDLTEAQIKALNQEHITALLVAAKGGEKTFHYIKKLPLEVVKRLTPNLVSIELFKEMNPSQLLAYYQGNPITDYKDPLAHAALVHLQGLKPQNELDKIACRDAIKLITNSISDLETNEIQSILSQLSAITTVVERTLNLVKDTDKERIRNPLINVFHDKLTLLEEKINSLDWMVKVITSRDINDAKKILEKVFFLRKDYQENADLKIISTILTKILSKTDEIWEFIDYDQWEYIERPNDTETK; the protein is encoded by the coding sequence ATGAGTTTTCCGCCTGTAAAGGATTATAAAAATTTCCCCAACTTTTATGACGCAGCAAAGAATACTATTGCTACCGGAGAGGACAGTGCCTTTAAAATGGGAAAAGGGAATACCATCGTCGCAAGAAAATACCTAACTGAGGGAAATAAACATTTAGATAGCCAACCAGAACATCGACGCATCAACGTTGCCACCACGAGAGCTGCCGTTGAAATTATCCACGAAAGCGGCGAATACTTGAAAAGCCATCCCGGCGACCTGAAAGCAATGAAACAATTGTTAAGGGCATACGATTTTCTGCGTACTCAAGAAGACCGTATTATTAATAAGAAACGCTCCATTGTAAGAAATATATATACTCGCATCTGGGGAAGCGTTAACGAATATAAAAATAATATCCAGTTTGCTGAAAAAGCAATGCTGGGCCAATTCAATACCTACCTAAAAGCGCACAGTAGTTTATCTGAAACACCTTCCATAGAGAAAAGACTCAAAGACCACATTATGGATATTGAATACAATCTAGATGCTTTTGGGGTCAAAAAGACAAATTGGAACAAAGTTAAAGAGCATATTATCCATAATCAGCCTAATCAAGCAGAAGTAGTATGGAAAACTATCCTAGAGGATGTATCCAAGAAAGCCGGCAAGCTAAATCTCTCGGGTCCTGAAGAAATTGAAAAATATCTTCTAGGAAGCATCCCCATAAAAAAACTGATAAAATCTAAAGGCCCTGAATTTGCTCGATTCTGTGCCCGCTATGACGAACTGGAAAATATTTCCCTTCAATCGCCTTCTCTACGAAAATTATGGATCAAATCACAAGTATTCGCCATCAAAGGCGATAATAAAAACTTTGAAAAATCCATTATGAAATTTTGTAAGGAAGCTAAAAATGACGAGATATCTAACTACTTTTTCGTCAAACCAAAACTAGTAGATAATGAAGTTAAAAATGCTCTTAGACAAGGTGACTATAACGTTGTCTTTTCGAATCTAACTATTAACAATAATGACTTTTTCAATCGAATAGATGCACATGCCATGCAACTGGGTCAACCCGACAGATCTCATTTAGGCAAGTTAAATTTACAGACTGTTGCCCTGGGTAAGAACAATTATATTGCCTCAGCCGCTCCAAAAAATGACCGGCAGGTTGAAGCGTATTTTGATGCCTTAGAAGCAGGGGATACTAGCATTATTGTTGACCTCAAAGGTGATTTTGAGACTAAAATGCAACGGTTTTCTCTTCTTCCCGAGAAGGAAGGAGAAAAAAAGATCTTTGGAGAAACTACTGTTAAGCTCATCAAGAACCGGACGTATGATGTAGTTGGTGCTTGGGAGAATGTAGCTAGCATTAACCGCATTCGCATAGAGGTGACGCGCCCTGATGGATCTACCAAAGAATATCGCATTTTCCGGTTGAATAACTGGGAAGAAAATTCACCGCCCGACCTTGTTGCCTTAAGGACTTTAGACAAAAATGTCCGTGACGTGATGGGAAAGAAATACGGATCCAACGTTGCAGTCCAATGTGCTGACGGATATACACGGACAGCCACTTTTCTAATGTACCATCATCTACAAAATGAGCCTAAGGCTAGGCCTTTAGGGACATATCTAGAATATAGACGCTTAAGGCCCACGATTCCTCCATTATCTAGTAGCGCCACTGAAAGACAAACCCAAAGGCAGCAAATATTAGCCAAACAACAGTTAGCGTCCCTTTGCGCCGCACAATTTGAGGAAATGAATTCCTTGCGAAGAAACGCCCCCCCATTATCACATCCAAACGCGACGATAGAGTCTCCTCAAAATTTAATGAATTCTACTCTTTACAATACCCACCATGCCGCACTAATCATTAAATACATCAAACATAATCCCGGAATTCACGATAGCCTTGTAAAGCTTCACTCTCCTAATAATACGGAAGTTACCGCAGAATTTCTCTATAAAAAATTTCTTAGTGCCAAGCTCAACACGTTTTTAGATGGACTTCCTGAAAATACAAAACATGAACTGCAAATAAAATTTAAACATTTGAAGGAAGATGACCTTAACATCCTATTTTTCTTCCTTTACAAGGGTCTAACAGCGAAGGACATTATTCAACGCGTATCCCCACAAAGTTTTATTAACTTACTTACCAGCGAAAGTAAGGATCAACTCTTCAGCTATTTTCATGAATTCAATAACACCTCCATCCACCCTATTGAAGCCTTCATGCAGAATACAAAAGTAGAGTCCAGATACCAATCCCCTATTCATACGCTCCTACAATCCACGGATGCGATTCTTCAAAAAGGAGATTTAACGAGAAAAGAAGGTGAGGTGCTTCAGCAATTGAAACAACACTACCTCATGCAATTCCGTGGTGAAATGCATCAAAATATGGAAAATGATGAATTAAATTTCTATGATGCAATTGCATCAAAATATGAAATCTTCAATGAAGATTTAGATCATTTGTCGGTTCTTGCACTGCCCTCCGAAGTTATTCAATACGTCCATCCAGACTTTTTTAAAGAACATGGCGTTAGATTATTGGAAGACCTTACAGAAGCTCAAATAAAAGCATTAAACCAGGAACAAATAACAGCTTTATTGGTAGCAGCAGCTGGTGGGAAGACATTTCATTATCTAAAAAAATTACCTTATGAAATCTTCATTAAAGAATTAGATCATTTGTCGGTTCTTGCACCGCCCTCCGAAGCCCTTAATTACGTACATGCAGATTTTTTCAAAGAATATGGCGATAGATTATTGGAGGACCTTACAGAAGCTCAAATAAAAGCATTAAACCAGGAACATATAACAGCTTTATTGGTAGCAGCAAAAGGTGGTGAGAAGACATTTCATTATATAAAAAAATTACCTTTAGAAGTGGTTAAACGGTTAACACCTAATCTTGTTTCGATAGAACTCTTCAAAGAAATGAATCCTTCCCAACTCCTAGCATATTACCAAGGTAACCCCATTACAGATTATAAGGATCCTCTCGCTCATGCAGCACTAGTACATTTGCAAGGCTTAAAACCTCAGAATGAGTTAGATAAAATCGCTTGTAGAGATGCAATTAAATTAATAACAAATTCAATATCTGATTTAGAAACCAATGAGATTCAATCTATACTATCTCAACTTTCAGCTATCACCACTGTAGTAGAAAGAACCTTAAATTTAGTCAAAGATACAGATAAAGAAAGAATCAGAAATCCTTTAATTAATGTCTTTCATGATAAATTAACCTTATTAGAAGAAAAAATTAACTCCTTAGATTGGATGGTTAAAGTAATCACATCTCGGGACATTAATGATGCTAAAAAAATATTAGAAAAGGTTTTTTTCCTTCGAAAAGATTACCAGGAGAATGCAGATTTGAAGATTATTTCCACAATACTCACAAAGATCTTAAGTAAAACAGATGAAATTTGGGAATTTATCGATTATGATCAGTGGGAGTATATTGAGAGACCCAACGATACAGAAACAAAATAA